The stretch of DNA AACGCCGGACGTCCGTAGGATCGCTACCGACACCGACGAGTGACGAGTCACGCGTCCCGACGGTGCTGACGCGACTCGTGTGGCTCGCCCTCGCGGCGAGCGCCGTCGTGTTCGGCCTCCGACTCCGGAGTGGCGATCCCTGGACGTTCGGCCCCGTCGCCATCGACGGATTGACCGCCGTACTGTGGGTCGCTATCGCGTTCCTCAGCGGCATCGTCCACAGCTACTCGCGGCGCTACATGGCCGGGAGCCGGCGCGTGGATCGATTCTTCGGCCGCCTGTCCGCGTTCACGCTGGTCGCGATGTGTCTGGTCGCGGCCGACCACGTCGTCCTGTTCTGGGCCGCGTGGCTCGCGATGGGCCTCCTCATGGCCGACCTGATCGGACACGTCGAGGGCTGGAACGGGGCGCGGACGGCCGCCTCGCTCGCGCGTCGGTACTTCCTCGCGAGTAGCGCGTCGCTCGGCGTCGGTCTCGTGACCCTCCGGTGGGCCACCGGCGCGACGACGGTGTCCGGCATCGCGGCGGCCGTCGACGCGGCGCCGACTGCGGCCGTGCTCCTCGCCGCCGGCGCAGTGCTACTAGCAGCGATGATGCAGTCGGCGCTGTTGCCGTTTCATACGTGGCTCCTGTCCTCGATGACGGCACCCACCCCAGCCTCGGCGCTGATGCACGCCGGGTTCGTCAACGCCGGCGGGATTCTGTTGGTGCGTTTCGCGCCCGTCGTCACCGTCGATCCGGGGACGATGCTGGCCATCACGGCCGTCGGCGCGGCGAGTGCCCTCCTCGGAAAACTCCTGAAGACCGTCCAGACGGACGTCAAGGGCCGGCTCGGCTGTTCGACCGTCGGCCAGATGGGCTTCATGATCATGCAGGCCGGGCTGGGATTCTTCGCGGCGGCGATCACCCACCTCGTCCTGCACGGGTTCTACAAGGCCTACCAGTTCCTCTCGTCGGGTGGCCGGGTCGCCCGCGAGCGGCCGACGAAGCACGCGGCGGGGTCGACCGGCCCCGCCGGTGCCGCCGTGGTCCTCGGCACCGGCCTCGCGGGCGGTGCGCTGTTCGCCGCGCTCACGGGCAAGGGAACCGCGCTCGACGGCGGTCTGTTGCTCACGCTGCTCGTCACCCTGACCGTCCTACAGGCGGCCCGGACCGTCGTCACCGACGCCGCCGTTCCGCCGACGGTTCGGTACGCCGCCGTCCCCATCGTGACCGTGCCGGCGCTCGCCGTTTACGCCGTGCTCTACCGCGCCATCGAGGGACTGCTGACCGGCCTTCCCGCCGTCGGGGACCCGATGGCGCTGCCGACGATACACGGGGTCCTCGCCGCCGCGTTCGTCGTGGCGTATCTCGCCGTCGAAACCGGCGTCTACCGGCACAGCGAACGCCTGTACGTGGCGCTTGTGAACGCCTCTCGCCCCGCTTCGGACACCCTGCTGACATCCCCGGAGGAGTACAATGAGTACTGACCCCGCCATCGAGACGAGTATCGACGCGGCGGCGGACGCGGTCGGATCGGCCTGGCCGATCCACTCGTTCGTGACCGCCAACCCGCTCGCCGGCTACGAAGACCGGCCGTTCCACGAGGCCGTCGCGGACGCCGAACGCCTGCTCGGCGGCGACGGCTACCCGAGCGCCGACACCGTCCGCCGCGCGTGGGACGCCGGCCGGATCGATCCGAACTACCTCCGGTCGCGGCTGGACGCCCACGGCTACGACACCGACCCCGAGGCGTCGCTCGACCGGCTGGCCGCCGACGCCGACGCCGACGCCAGCGCACACACCGGGACGACGACGCCGGCGATGGACCGGGTCGACGCCGTCGCGTCGAAGTGGCTAGCCGCCTTCCTCGATCAGGGGACCGCGTCGTGGCCCATGCCGAACCGCGAGGCCGGCTTCTACGAGGCGTTCCGCACCGTGATCCCCCACGACGGCGACGTGCCGACCGACGCCGTCGTCGACCTTCCCGACAGCCCCGTCGACGCCATCCAGAACCACCTCGCGGCGTTCCCCGCCGGTCGGTGGCAGGAGATTTTCGAGTTCCATCTGGCCGCGCTACCGGGCTGGACGGGGCTGCTCAAGCAGCGCGCCGCCGACGGCGACGCCTGGCAGTCGACGTATCCGATCACGCTCGCGGGCTATCTGGCGGTGCGGCTGACGCTCGCCAACGCCTTCGACGCGCCCCTCGCACCCCCCGAGGACGCCGCGGCCGGCGACACGGACGCGACCGTCCCGCTCGCCGACGTCTGGCTGTCCGCTTGGGAAGCGACGTACCGGTCCGAACTGGTCGAGTCGG from Haloplanus salinus encodes:
- a CDS encoding proton-conducting transporter transmembrane domain-containing protein, which codes for MHDQERRTSVGSLPTPTSDESRVPTVLTRLVWLALAASAVVFGLRLRSGDPWTFGPVAIDGLTAVLWVAIAFLSGIVHSYSRRYMAGSRRVDRFFGRLSAFTLVAMCLVAADHVVLFWAAWLAMGLLMADLIGHVEGWNGARTAASLARRYFLASSASLGVGLVTLRWATGATTVSGIAAAVDAAPTAAVLLAAGAVLLAAMMQSALLPFHTWLLSSMTAPTPASALMHAGFVNAGGILLVRFAPVVTVDPGTMLAITAVGAASALLGKLLKTVQTDVKGRLGCSTVGQMGFMIMQAGLGFFAAAITHLVLHGFYKAYQFLSSGGRVARERPTKHAAGSTGPAGAAVVLGTGLAGGALFAALTGKGTALDGGLLLTLLVTLTVLQAARTVVTDAAVPPTVRYAAVPIVTVPALAVYAVLYRAIEGLLTGLPAVGDPMALPTIHGVLAAAFVVAYLAVETGVYRHSERLYVALVNASRPASDTLLTSPEEYNEY